In Nitrosophilus alvini, the following are encoded in one genomic region:
- a CDS encoding cation:proton antiporter, which produces MNNEITIIITISLLIFATPFISKITRLPTSVLEIILGSIAGFMALLPHIELFELLAEFGFLYLMFLAGLEVDLKKVFTTQKDIIYKGLLYLATLYILAFAISKYMKFSDIFIVVMPLISVGLIAALKKEYGKNLTWLNISMIIGSLGEVVSIAALTLVSAGLQFGFGIKFYETIFYLSMFLLLILGAFKFLQILFWWYPELKTTLMPKIDSEEQDIRLSMALLFIFIAIMLYLDLEVAFGAFIAGIFIATFFEHKKALPHKLSSFGFGFLVPIFFIYTGSSFKLSALTMEGLLLQALLITVLMTGIRIIASMNFIKILGLKDSILFGLSHSMPLTLLVAVATLAYHTKSIDEFHYLAFILASLFEVLFVMIAIRLLQKKENITKNEKT; this is translated from the coding sequence ATGAATAACGAAATAACTATAATAATAACAATATCACTTTTGATATTTGCCACTCCTTTCATTTCAAAAATCACAAGACTTCCTACAAGCGTGTTGGAAATAATTCTTGGCTCCATAGCCGGTTTTATGGCACTCTTACCACATATCGAACTTTTCGAGCTTTTGGCGGAATTTGGATTTTTATATCTTATGTTTTTAGCAGGCCTTGAAGTTGACCTCAAAAAAGTTTTTACAACCCAAAAAGATATAATCTATAAAGGTTTGCTCTATCTTGCCACTTTGTACATTTTAGCTTTTGCTATATCGAAATATATGAAATTCAGTGATATTTTTATTGTTGTTATGCCTCTGATATCGGTTGGCCTTATAGCCGCATTGAAAAAGGAGTATGGCAAAAATCTTACCTGGCTAAATATCTCTATGATAATAGGTTCACTCGGAGAAGTCGTAAGTATTGCCGCACTTACACTTGTAAGCGCGGGTCTTCAGTTTGGTTTCGGCATAAAGTTTTATGAAACGATATTTTATCTATCAATGTTTCTGCTTCTGATTCTCGGTGCATTCAAATTTCTACAGATTCTGTTTTGGTGGTATCCTGAACTTAAAACCACACTTATGCCCAAAATCGACAGCGAAGAGCAGGATATCAGGCTGAGTATGGCTCTTCTTTTTATATTTATCGCTATTATGCTCTATCTGGACCTTGAAGTTGCATTCGGCGCATTTATCGCGGGTATTTTTATAGCTACTTTTTTCGAACACAAAAAAGCGCTCCCCCATAAACTCTCATCATTTGGTTTCGGTTTTCTTGTTCCTATATTTTTTATCTATACAGGAAGCTCTTTCAAACTGAGTGCACTAACAATGGAAGGGTTGCTTTTGCAGGCTCTTTTGATAACGGTTCTAATGACTGGTATAAGAATCATCGCTTCAATGAATTTTATAAAAATTCTAGGGCTAAAAGACAGCATTCTTTTTGGGCTCTCTCACTCAATGCCTTTGACGCTTCTTGTAGCAGTTGCCACACTTGCATACCATACAAAAAGTATAGATGAGTTTCACTATCTGGCATTCATACTGGCAAGTCTTTTCGAAGTGTTGTTTGTTATGATCGCAATCAGACTGCTGCAGAAAAAAGAGAATATCACCAAAAACGAAAAAACCTGA
- a CDS encoding AMIN domain-containing protein — MKKYTILFLAAVMLFARENPFEPVKAEQFQKEPPLSETKQQPQSVQKIKIFSFLEILDNNRSIIIQTKDRAIRVFTVKNPLKTVLDFRRKNSFYTKKIDLQNENFKKVEIGSHKNYYRIAITPRKGCNPEAEKTDLGYKVFCK, encoded by the coding sequence GTGAAAAAATATACTATTTTGTTTTTGGCTGCCGTTATGCTGTTTGCCAGAGAAAACCCTTTTGAGCCTGTAAAAGCCGAACAGTTCCAGAAAGAGCCCCCTTTGTCTGAAACAAAACAACAGCCTCAGAGTGTCCAAAAAATAAAAATATTCTCATTTTTAGAGATTTTGGATAACAACAGAAGCATCATTATCCAAACAAAAGATAGAGCAATCAGAGTTTTTACTGTAAAAAATCCTTTAAAAACTGTTTTGGATTTCAGGCGTAAAAACAGTTTTTACACGAAGAAAATCGACCTGCAAAACGAAAATTTCAAAAAAGTGGAAATAGGAAGCCATAAAAATTACTACCGCATTGCAATAACTCCTAGAAAAGGCTGCAACCCGGAGGCTGAAAAGACTGATTTGGGATATAAGGTATTTTGCAAATAG
- a CDS encoding FtsB family cell division protein: MREILDDLGSKSFKETFFWFLKIFGAVVAVVLLGLYIGTLLFGKNSVEVLFELQEQEKLLKKEVNRLKQENAKLQKEYFELKQLEPGQ; this comes from the coding sequence ATGAGAGAAATACTTGACGATTTAGGCTCCAAAAGTTTTAAAGAGACATTTTTCTGGTTTCTGAAAATTTTTGGAGCTGTAGTTGCAGTTGTGCTGCTAGGACTCTATATAGGGACGCTTCTTTTTGGTAAGAACTCCGTAGAGGTGCTTTTTGAACTACAGGAGCAAGAAAAGCTCCTTAAAAAAGAGGTAAACAGGCTCAAACAGGAGAATGCAAAACTCCAAAAAGAGTATTTTGAACTTAAACAACTGGAGCCGGGTCAGTGA
- the eno gene encoding phosphopyruvate hydratase, which produces MVYIDNIIADEVLDSRGNPTVKATVILSDGTVASAIVPSGASTGKREALELRDKDERFLGKGVLKACENVEVAIADELTGLEPYNQAEIDAIMKELDGTDNYSRLGANAVLGVSMAVARAAAKSLRLPLYRYLGGSNAVVVPTPMLNIINGGAHADNNVDFQEYMIMPNGFDDFKEALRASTEVYHTLKKLLESDGHNTALGDEGGFAPNLKNNAEPIEYIIRAIEKAGYKPSEQISIALDVASSELVCEEGYRLEGENRTLTAEELVGYYEELCGKYPIVSIEDGLSEDDWEGWKILTDRLGSKIQLVGDDLFVTNKEILQKGIDEKIANSILIKPNQIGSVSETMQTVRLAQRNGYRCVMSHRSGESEDAFIADFAVALNTGEIKTGAPARGERNAKYNRLIEIARDLGYAEFIGRELFG; this is translated from the coding sequence ATGGTTTATATTGATAATATTATAGCAGATGAAGTTCTTGACAGCAGGGGCAATCCTACCGTAAAAGCCACTGTAATACTCAGTGACGGTACCGTGGCAAGCGCGATAGTGCCAAGCGGTGCAAGTACAGGGAAAAGAGAAGCGCTGGAGCTTAGAGACAAAGATGAAAGATTTTTGGGAAAAGGCGTTTTGAAAGCGTGTGAAAATGTAGAAGTTGCCATTGCCGACGAGTTGACAGGATTGGAACCATATAATCAGGCTGAAATTGATGCAATAATGAAAGAGTTGGATGGTACTGATAACTATTCCAGACTTGGAGCAAATGCCGTCCTGGGTGTTTCTATGGCTGTAGCAAGAGCAGCGGCAAAGAGTTTGAGACTACCTCTTTACAGATATCTGGGAGGCTCTAATGCCGTTGTAGTTCCCACACCTATGCTTAATATCATAAACGGCGGTGCGCATGCCGATAACAATGTGGACTTTCAGGAATATATGATAATGCCAAACGGCTTTGACGACTTTAAAGAGGCTTTGAGAGCAAGTACCGAAGTTTATCACACATTGAAAAAACTTCTGGAATCTGACGGTCACAATACAGCGTTGGGAGATGAAGGGGGATTTGCTCCCAATCTTAAAAATAATGCCGAACCCATCGAATATATTATAAGAGCTATAGAAAAAGCCGGATACAAACCATCCGAACAGATATCAATTGCTCTGGATGTTGCCAGCAGTGAACTTGTATGTGAGGAAGGATACAGGCTGGAGGGTGAAAATAGAACACTCACAGCCGAAGAGCTGGTTGGATATTATGAAGAGCTCTGCGGCAAGTATCCTATTGTATCCATCGAAGACGGGCTTAGTGAAGATGACTGGGAAGGATGGAAAATCCTTACGGATAGACTGGGCAGCAAAATACAGCTTGTAGGTGACGATCTGTTTGTAACAAACAAAGAGATATTGCAAAAAGGGATAGATGAAAAAATAGCAAACTCTATTTTGATAAAACCGAATCAGATAGGAAGTGTAAGTGAGACAATGCAGACGGTCAGGCTTGCTCAAAGAAACGGTTATAGATGCGTTATGAGCCACAGAAGCGGCGAAAGCGAAGATGCGTTTATAGCCGATTTTGCTGTTGCACTCAATACCGGAGAGATAAAAACAGGCGCTCCTGCCAGGGGTGAGAGAAATGCAAAATATAACAGGCTTATTGAGATAGCAAGAGATTTGGGCTATGCGGAATTTATAGGCCGTGAGCTTTTTGGTTAA
- the recA gene encoding recombinase RecA: protein MDANKQKALELAIKQIDKAFGKGALVKLGEKEIVPIDSISTGSLGLDLALGIGGVPKGRIIEIYGPESSGKTTLALQIIAEAQKQGGVCAFIDAEHALDVLYAKNLGVDVDNLLVSQPDFGEQALDIVETIARSGAIDVIVIDSVAALTPKAEIEGEMGDSHMGLQARLMSQALRKLTGVLHKMSTTVIFINQIRMKIGAMGYGTPETTTGGNALKFYASVRIDVRRIATLKQGENQIGNKVRAKVVKNKVAPPFRQAEFDIMFGEGISKEGEIVDYGVKLDIIDKSGAWFSYKDKKLGQGRENVKAYLKEHPEVASEIEEQIKKSMGIDKALEVPENEMVED, encoded by the coding sequence ATGGATGCAAACAAGCAAAAAGCACTTGAACTTGCGATAAAACAGATAGACAAAGCATTCGGAAAAGGTGCGCTTGTAAAACTGGGCGAAAAAGAGATAGTGCCAATCGACTCTATAAGTACCGGGTCTTTGGGACTCGATCTGGCTCTCGGTATAGGCGGGGTGCCAAAAGGAAGAATCATTGAGATATATGGACCCGAGAGTTCGGGAAAAACCACACTGGCCCTTCAAATAATTGCCGAAGCGCAGAAGCAGGGGGGCGTGTGTGCTTTTATAGATGCGGAACATGCTCTGGATGTTCTTTATGCGAAAAATCTGGGAGTTGATGTTGATAACCTTCTTGTTTCTCAGCCCGATTTCGGCGAGCAGGCTCTGGATATTGTTGAAACCATTGCCAGAAGCGGTGCGATCGATGTGATAGTGATAGATTCTGTTGCGGCTCTGACTCCCAAAGCCGAAATCGAAGGCGAAATGGGCGACAGCCATATGGGGCTGCAGGCTAGGCTGATGAGTCAGGCTCTTAGAAAACTTACCGGAGTTCTTCATAAAATGAGTACCACCGTTATCTTCATCAATCAGATAAGGATGAAGATAGGGGCTATGGGATATGGAACGCCTGAAACCACAACCGGCGGAAATGCTTTGAAATTTTATGCTTCTGTTAGAATTGATGTGAGAAGAATCGCCACACTCAAACAGGGTGAAAATCAGATAGGGAACAAAGTAAGAGCGAAAGTTGTCAAAAACAAGGTAGCCCCTCCGTTCAGGCAGGCGGAATTTGACATAATGTTCGGAGAGGGTATCAGCAAAGAGGGTGAGATCGTTGATTATGGCGTAAAACTTGATATCATAGACAAAAGCGGTGCATGGTTTAGCTACAAGGATAAAAAACTGGGACAGGGACGAGAAAACGTAAAAGCCTATCTCAAAGAGCATCCGGAAGTCGCTTCGGAGATAGAAGAGCAGATAAAAAAGAGTATGGGGATAGATAAAGCTCTTGAAGTGCCTGAAAATGAGATGGTAGAAGATTGA
- a CDS encoding menaquinone biosynthesis family protein — protein sequence MSCYSVAHSPDADDIFMFYAIKFGWVSSKNIRFENIALDIETLNREALNSFYDITAISFALYPFIKEEYALLRTAVSFGNGYGPKLIKKKGKKLKKNFRVALSGKYTTNAMLFRIAYPEARITYMNFLDIEKAVLEEKVDAGVLIHESILDFDENLEVECELWDIWEELSGGSLPLPLGGMALRRSIPILKAIEAEEMLIKAVEVATKNKEMLSKMLIERDLVRIDDKKLDIYLGMYANEESAVMNEKQYMALNRLFQIGFEHGFYKCPIDAKEYLIPKEYKEFRFS from the coding sequence ATGTCTTGTTACAGTGTGGCCCACTCCCCCGATGCAGACGATATTTTTATGTTTTATGCCATAAAATTCGGATGGGTGAGTTCAAAAAACATACGATTTGAAAACATAGCACTCGATATAGAGACCCTAAACAGGGAAGCTCTCAACTCTTTTTACGATATAACGGCAATCAGTTTCGCACTCTATCCTTTTATAAAAGAGGAATATGCTCTTTTGAGAACGGCTGTCAGCTTCGGAAACGGCTACGGACCGAAGCTGATAAAGAAAAAAGGCAAAAAGCTCAAGAAAAATTTCAGGGTGGCTCTGAGCGGGAAATATACAACCAACGCTATGCTTTTTCGTATAGCATATCCGGAAGCCAGGATCACATATATGAATTTCCTCGATATAGAAAAGGCGGTCCTCGAAGAGAAGGTTGACGCAGGTGTTCTGATACATGAGAGCATACTCGATTTTGACGAAAACCTGGAAGTGGAGTGTGAGCTTTGGGATATATGGGAAGAGCTGAGCGGCGGTTCTCTTCCTCTTCCTCTTGGAGGAATGGCACTTAGACGCTCTATCCCCATACTTAAGGCCATTGAGGCGGAAGAGATGCTCATCAAAGCTGTGGAAGTGGCAACGAAAAACAAAGAGATGCTCTCAAAAATGCTTATTGAAAGAGATCTTGTCAGAATAGATGATAAAAAACTCGATATCTATCTTGGTATGTATGCCAACGAAGAGTCTGCGGTAATGAACGAAAAACAGTATATGGCACTGAATCGGCTCTTTCAAATAGGCTTCGAACACGGATTTTACAAATGTCCTATAGATGCAAAAGAGTATCTGATACCGAAAGAGTATAAAGAGTTCAGGTTTTCCTGA
- a CDS encoding UDP-N-acetylmuramate dehydrogenase has protein sequence MGKKIIDFSKYSSIKIGPKVEVYIIEKIEKDNEQLFIIGGANNLLVSPNPPKIGILSKKFDYIKIKNDTLVIGGATPSGKILSFCKKHNIKGFEFLTKLPGTLGAMVKMNAGVKNYEIGKSLLWIRTYRGTVPKKEINIDYRITDIENIIYEAAFKIEYGFDTALQKKLLDLRKNQPKEPSPGSCFKNPPGDYAGRLIEAVGLKGYTVGGAAFSEIHANFLVNRGDASFEDAIKLIELAKKRVYEKFGIVLKEEVVIL, from the coding sequence TTGGGAAAAAAGATTATAGATTTTTCTAAATACAGCTCCATAAAAATCGGGCCGAAAGTTGAAGTGTATATAATCGAAAAGATAGAAAAGGATAATGAGCAGCTCTTTATAATAGGCGGCGCAAACAATCTTTTGGTATCTCCAAATCCCCCAAAAATCGGTATCTTATCCAAAAAATTTGATTATATAAAAATCAAAAATGATACTCTCGTTATAGGCGGTGCAACCCCTAGCGGAAAAATTCTCTCTTTTTGCAAAAAGCATAATATAAAAGGTTTTGAATTCCTGACTAAACTGCCCGGGACTCTGGGTGCAATGGTCAAAATGAATGCGGGCGTAAAAAACTATGAGATAGGAAAATCTCTTTTGTGGATAAGAACCTATCGGGGCACTGTTCCAAAAAAAGAGATAAACATAGACTATAGAATAACAGATATTGAAAATATTATCTATGAAGCCGCTTTTAAGATAGAGTATGGATTTGATACCGCTCTGCAAAAAAAGCTGCTCGATTTAAGAAAAAATCAACCAAAAGAGCCTAGCCCTGGCAGCTGTTTCAAAAACCCGCCCGGCGACTATGCGGGAAGACTTATAGAAGCGGTGGGACTTAAAGGATATACCGTAGGCGGCGCCGCTTTCAGCGAAATACACGCCAATTTTCTTGTAAACAGAGGAGATGCCTCCTTTGAAGATGCGATAAAACTGATAGAACTTGCAAAAAAAAGAGTTTACGAAAAGTTTGGAATTGTTTTAAAAGAAGAAGTTGTTATATTGTAA
- the tpx gene encoding thiol peroxidase, which yields MATVKLKGNEVKLSGNEINVGDKAPEATVVATDLSEKKVGGAQEKVQMIVVVPSLDTPVCATETRKFNESAANIEGVDVTVVSMDLPFASKRFCSTEGVENLTVASDFRNKEFGEKYGVLIEEGPLAGILARAIFIIGKDGTVVYKQLVPEITEEPNYDEAIEAAKAAANK from the coding sequence ATGGCAACAGTAAAACTTAAAGGTAATGAAGTAAAATTATCTGGAAATGAAATAAATGTAGGCGATAAGGCGCCGGAAGCTACAGTAGTTGCAACGGATCTTTCTGAAAAAAAGGTCGGAGGAGCTCAGGAGAAGGTACAGATGATAGTTGTCGTTCCTTCTCTGGATACTCCGGTATGTGCAACTGAGACAAGAAAATTCAATGAGTCTGCTGCTAACATAGAGGGTGTTGATGTAACTGTTGTTTCTATGGATCTTCCTTTTGCATCCAAGAGATTCTGCTCCACAGAAGGTGTGGAAAATCTGACAGTTGCATCAGATTTCAGAAACAAAGAGTTTGGGGAAAAATACGGAGTTCTTATAGAGGAAGGTCCTCTGGCAGGTATTCTTGCCAGAGCCATATTTATTATCGGAAAAGACGGGACTGTTGTTTATAAGCAGCTTGTTCCGGAAATTACTGAAGAGCCAAACTACGATGAGGCTATAGAAGCTGCAAAAGCTGCAGCAAACAAATAA
- the tsaD gene encoding tRNA (adenosine(37)-N6)-threonylcarbamoyltransferase complex transferase subunit TsaD codes for MKKEFLLSIESSCDDSSIAITRISDYKLLFHKKISQEKQHAAYGGVVPELASRLHAVALPKILEETKEFFPFLKAVAVTNEPGLSVTLMEGVMMAKALSLSLGLPLIGVNHLKGHIYSLFIEKEAELPKTVLLVSGGHTMVIDVQSYDLIRVLATTMDDSFGESFDKVAKMMGLGYPGGPVIEELARRGDENRFAFPVPLKNSPKIAFSYSGLKNAVRRTIEEIGRLTDKDKADIAASFQKAAIEHLLHKTKKVLDIFPASSFAIVGGASANLKVREIFEKECEKRGIDISFAELKYCSDNAAMIGRCAIEAYKRKDFSDPLSLKVKPKSSFFN; via the coding sequence ATGAAAAAGGAGTTTCTGCTCAGTATCGAAAGCAGCTGTGATGACAGCTCTATTGCAATTACAAGAATAAGCGACTACAAACTTCTTTTTCATAAAAAGATATCCCAGGAGAAGCAGCATGCGGCATATGGAGGAGTTGTTCCCGAACTTGCAAGCAGACTGCATGCTGTAGCTTTGCCAAAAATCCTTGAGGAGACAAAAGAGTTTTTTCCTTTCCTTAAAGCTGTAGCGGTAACAAACGAACCCGGGCTTTCAGTGACTCTAATGGAAGGCGTTATGATGGCAAAGGCCCTTAGCCTATCACTGGGCCTGCCTTTGATAGGAGTAAACCATTTAAAGGGGCATATATATTCTCTTTTTATTGAGAAGGAAGCAGAACTTCCAAAAACGGTTCTTCTAGTCTCCGGCGGACATACAATGGTGATAGATGTCCAAAGCTATGATCTCATAAGAGTTTTGGCAACGACTATGGATGACAGTTTCGGAGAGAGTTTTGACAAAGTGGCAAAAATGATGGGGCTAGGATATCCGGGTGGGCCTGTTATAGAAGAGCTTGCAAGAAGAGGGGATGAAAACAGATTTGCTTTTCCTGTCCCTTTGAAAAACTCACCGAAAATAGCTTTTAGCTATTCGGGGCTTAAAAATGCGGTCAGAAGGACCATAGAAGAGATAGGCAGATTGACCGATAAGGACAAGGCCGACATTGCCGCCTCATTTCAAAAAGCTGCTATAGAGCATCTTTTGCATAAAACAAAAAAAGTGCTCGATATATTCCCTGCTTCTTCTTTTGCTATAGTCGGAGGCGCGAGTGCGAACCTTAAAGTAAGAGAGATTTTTGAAAAAGAGTGTGAAAAAAGAGGTATTGATATAAGCTTTGCCGAACTAAAGTACTGTTCTGACAATGCCGCAATGATAGGAAGATGTGCTATAGAGGCCTACAAAAGAAAAGACTTCAGCGATCCACTTTCCCTGAAAGTTAAACCTAAATCCTCGTTTTTTAATTAA
- a CDS encoding RBBP9/YdeN family alpha/beta hydrolase, with protein MLILHGWGGSDYPHWQSWLASELAKDYGTLSFPLLMHPHHPNRHRWMKKVKNIMKTFSPTTVICHSLACTLWFWLCNEGEVEEVQRLLLVAPPRLDCDIEIIKSFFPVETPKRLFAKEAMMVVSTNDPYMSIQEAHELQNFLNIEMLILENAGHINTDSGYGEWPWVLEWAKEGGKEAAGVPV; from the coding sequence GTGCTGATTCTTCACGGATGGGGTGGAAGTGACTATCCCCATTGGCAAAGCTGGCTGGCTTCCGAACTAGCTAAAGATTACGGAACTCTCTCTTTTCCATTATTGATGCATCCGCACCATCCCAACAGACACAGATGGATGAAGAAGGTAAAAAATATTATGAAAACTTTTTCTCCAACAACGGTTATATGTCACTCTCTTGCATGTACTTTATGGTTTTGGCTCTGCAATGAGGGTGAAGTAGAAGAGGTACAGAGGCTTTTGCTTGTAGCTCCCCCGAGGCTGGACTGTGATATAGAGATAATAAAAAGTTTTTTTCCTGTTGAAACTCCGAAAAGACTCTTTGCAAAAGAAGCTATGATGGTTGTATCTACGAATGATCCTTATATGAGTATCCAAGAGGCTCATGAACTACAGAATTTTTTAAATATTGAGATGCTTATACTGGAAAATGCCGGCCATATAAATACCGACAGCGGATACGGAGAGTGGCCCTGGGTTCTTGAGTGGGCAAAAGAGGGGGGAAAAGAGGCAGCCGGAGTTCCGGTATGA
- the dxr gene encoding 1-deoxy-D-xylulose-5-phosphate reductoisomerase, whose translation MAVLGSTGSIGVNTLNIAREYKLDIDVLVAGNNIELLKKQIDEFAPQIVVVGKKEHVDKITHKRVLWGEEGILEAIESTTADTVVNALVGFLGLRPTVKAIECGKRVALANKESLVVAGKFIDISKIDPIDSEHFGLWYILGKRPVKSMLITASGGAFRDWPLEKLERATLEDALKHPNWSMGVKITIDSATMVNKLFELLEGRWLFGCQNLDAVIETKSIIHAIVNYMDGSSVLHAAYADMRLPIAFALLKEVKKPVMQSVDFASLGILEFRKIEQERYPVWQIREELLEQPHRGIVVNAANEVAIEAFVNRQAAFTKISEVILKSFEKFSDVDPKNLEEVFEIDKEVRNFARSLIG comes from the coding sequence ATAGCGGTTTTGGGCTCTACCGGCTCAATTGGTGTAAATACTCTTAATATTGCAAGAGAGTATAAACTTGATATCGATGTTCTTGTCGCCGGGAACAATATTGAACTTTTAAAGAAGCAGATAGATGAGTTTGCTCCCCAGATTGTTGTAGTGGGTAAAAAAGAGCATGTGGATAAGATCACACATAAAAGAGTGCTTTGGGGAGAAGAGGGAATACTTGAAGCGATTGAAAGTACAACTGCCGATACGGTTGTAAATGCCCTGGTGGGTTTTTTGGGGCTAAGACCTACTGTAAAAGCTATAGAGTGCGGTAAAAGGGTTGCGCTTGCCAATAAAGAGTCGCTTGTGGTTGCGGGAAAATTTATAGATATCTCAAAAATAGACCCGATTGACAGCGAGCATTTCGGTCTTTGGTATATACTTGGCAAAAGACCTGTAAAATCTATGCTTATAACTGCAAGCGGCGGAGCTTTCAGAGACTGGCCCCTTGAAAAACTTGAAAGAGCCACTTTGGAAGATGCTCTTAAACATCCAAACTGGAGTATGGGTGTAAAAATTACTATTGACAGCGCGACTATGGTTAACAAACTCTTTGAGCTTCTGGAAGGAAGATGGCTTTTTGGGTGCCAAAATCTTGATGCCGTTATAGAGACGAAATCGATAATTCATGCAATTGTCAACTATATGGACGGCAGCAGTGTTTTGCATGCGGCTTATGCGGATATGCGACTCCCTATAGCTTTTGCTCTGCTCAAAGAGGTGAAAAAACCTGTAATGCAGAGCGTTGATTTCGCCTCTTTGGGAATTTTGGAGTTTAGAAAGATAGAACAAGAAAGATATCCTGTCTGGCAGATTAGAGAAGAGCTTTTAGAACAACCGCACAGAGGTATTGTAGTAAATGCGGCAAATGAAGTTGCCATAGAGGCTTTTGTAAACAGACAGGCGGCTTTTACGAAGATTTCGGAGGTTATTTTGAAAAGTTTTGAAAAGTTTTCAGATGTGGATCCGAAAAATCTAGAGGAAGTATTTGAAATAGACAAAGAAGTACGAAATTTTGCAAGGAGTCTGATTGGATAG
- a CDS encoding phosphatidate cytidylyltransferase: MEKIINTIKDNSERFVTGSILLAVVIAIGIIDNFFLVWLFLGVVFMFSFYEAMKLFGIENNSIYFWALALWIVAFFYPNPDDLFFVVAILFASALAYTREFDSKLFLPFLYPASGFLFLLALYHDFGIGSLFWLLVVVALTDIGAYFVGKMFGKREFCPTSPNKTVEGAVGGVVLATLFGTMFGLSLVDFGYAFIISLFVSVASLFGDLFESYLKRRAGVKDSGDILPGHGGFLDRVDGYLFAGPAMVVLLRGLL; encoded by the coding sequence ATGGAAAAAATAATAAATACTATCAAAGACAATTCGGAACGTTTTGTTACCGGTTCTATTTTATTGGCAGTAGTTATTGCCATAGGAATTATCGATAACTTTTTTCTTGTCTGGCTCTTTTTGGGAGTCGTTTTTATGTTCTCTTTTTACGAAGCTATGAAACTTTTCGGTATCGAAAACAACTCTATATATTTCTGGGCACTGGCTCTTTGGATAGTCGCCTTTTTCTATCCGAATCCCGATGATCTCTTTTTTGTAGTAGCTATACTGTTTGCTTCGGCATTAGCCTATACAAGGGAGTTTGACAGCAAACTTTTTTTGCCGTTTCTCTATCCGGCGAGCGGCTTTCTTTTTCTTCTTGCACTCTATCATGATTTCGGTATAGGGTCACTTTTCTGGCTTCTTGTTGTAGTTGCGCTTACCGATATAGGTGCATATTTTGTGGGTAAAATGTTTGGGAAAAGGGAGTTTTGCCCGACTTCTCCAAACAAAACCGTTGAGGGAGCAGTAGGTGGTGTAGTGCTTGCGACACTTTTTGGAACTATGTTCGGACTCTCTTTGGTAGATTTCGGCTACGCTTTTATTATCTCTCTTTTTGTTTCTGTTGCATCACTTTTCGGGGATCTTTTTGAAAGCTATCTCAAAAGAAGAGCAGGTGTGAAAGACAGCGGCGACATACTTCCAGGCCATGGGGGATTTCTTGACAGAGTTGACGGGTATCTTTTTGCGGGTCCGGCCATGGTGGTACTTTTAAGAGGACTTTTGTGA